aaatgtgcaacgattatacgagaaaacacggtatttcAGTTTCAGCACTAAACAGTTTTTTGGTAGTTACAAATGACTATGCTGCATTCCTgatgttaaaatgtgaaatttttttgtagtttgaaaattatatttaagttaagTTAGTGGAAGTGGtggatacttttatttttttaattttgtttctttgCACAATGAAATATTATACTAAATCCTCTACAAAATGGTTTTCTGTGTATTAAAGTATGGATTTCTGCCACAGATGTTGGAATTGGGAAGTAAACAATCTCACAAAATTTCTATTTATGCCAATGAACAAGTCAACACAATATTTGGCTGTTAGTATTTGTTTAACATCGAAACTCACGGGATGGCATCAGTTATTTTTCCCGTATGTACACTGTATATGAGACATGCTGTTGATAGTTTTGCATCTGAAAGGTAAAATATCAATCTATATGTTCCGAAGTATTATTCTTACTGTGTTTATGTGGATTATTATATATAATGAACATGATATCAGTGACACGCAAACATGATCATGAGGAAGACAATCCTATCCCCAGAACAAGCAAACAGTCTCAAAGTACGCCGGCGAATGTAATATACTTATTCATAGACAGGAGTGGTGGTCTAGCGAATACTCAATGTTAGAAATCCAAGATGCTGTCAATGCTGAGCTTGTTAGCTTGCTAAATATCAGTGAAATTAGCTTGTTCAATGCTTATGAGTGGAGGCATGTTCATGGACTTGTTGAAATTCTTCAGCCACTCAAAGAAGCAACTAAAGATATGAGTGGTGACAAGTATCCAACCAGTTCAATTGTTATTCCAGTAATGCAAATTACTGAAAGAAAAACCAAATTGAGGATATTATTAGTATTGCCAAAACATTAATGCAAACAAACTATTATGGAGGAGTTCCCAATGTACTCTGAAGATCATATTTATTAGGTGGCCACTATAACTATAACTAATCCTCATTTTCGCAATGTTCTGTCAGATAAAGTGCTGATTTCAACCCCACTGTCAGCTGAAATTAAGAAATTAGAACGCTGAACCTAAACCACATTGCACAAGTACCGATTAGACAATGTACCAAATGAAACAACAGCTACTGAGGATTCAGAAATACCTGTATTTAAAACGAATGGGGCTTAACAGAAAAGAAAATCCATACAACTGGTGGATAATAATAGGACACAATAGATATCCAAAACTTTCTCAACTAGCTCAAAAATATTTGCCCATTCCTGCAACCCAAGTCAACAGCAAACAAATCTTTTCTGCAACTGGAAATTCATCATAGAAAAACATCAGCGTCTTCTGCCAAAGCACATGCGAGAAATGGTTTTTCTTCATTCAAatgcaaacattttattttctggttaggataaactgtaaataatcagCACATTCcagttaataatataactaaTAATATAACTCTTGTGTTTGATTTCTTGTAAATATTGTTAACATTTGAATCAAAGTAATCCAgttacaaacatttttactaaactaGTGTGTTACTAATATAGAGAAggttatttaaaaacattattttaaaaataaatgtacagaTATCGgacttaaaaaaatgcaattattttgttaaaagttATGATTTTGACTTCGGAAGATTTGAAATTTAGACTTTGACACTAGAAAGCACTTTGAACACTCctattgtaataaaatatgtaaataagcAATAATTACCACAGCTCCAATTCCCCAGATATTCTTATTGTACAGAAAGTCCAGGTTGTTTCTTCTCAGATACAGGAAGCCGGCTACAAGACCAAACAGCATGATGAGTGCCGCGGTCCCAGAGTAATTTGGCGGCCGGAACACTCGAATCTACAAAATGCAGCAATCATCAGAGTTTACATACACTATACCTCCTGAGGGCTACAAACAAACCTCTACTGTTATGTTCACCAATGGAGGGTATTCACTTACCTGTACATCCGTCCTCTCTCCGATCCACTTGGCAAGTGCTTCTGCTGCGAAACCAACCCTCTGGATGTCCATGGTGTCACTCTGCTTTGGCTTGGATTTCGGAGGGAAGTGCATGAACACTGGAGCCGTGTTCAGGCGAAGCTGAGTTCAACACAAACAGCATTTGAAAGTAATGATTATGATTCGCTTCTGAAGATTATGTCAGGTAAAAGTTTGTATAAAGTATGGATAATTCAACTCTACATCACATTCTTGGCTGATGTGGTTTATAAATTAAACTACTTAATACAACATGGAAACAAGTTTAGTAGCAAAAATTTCAGCAGGAGTTCTGTAGCAGAAACAAAGCAATAAGGTGATAATACTGCACTCATGGTCAGAGAGTCAGAAATCATAGTTGTTTGAGAAGGAAGCCATTAGTTGATTTGTGGAATAGAGAGCAACATTGACACGTCTAATCTTTGTGTCTTAAACTACACAGGAGGCTCTAAAAACTAAACCACTTCATTACAAGTGCTTGAAGTAAGACTAATACTGTGATTATGTTTGTAATATTAGTTAACATCTGgtaacttttattaaaaaattgtcacattatataacaaaataattatgtatataaaatatatttttactgttcTATGGAAGATTGCATTTTTAAGACAggtaattataacaaaaaattttagtttgacattttaataattttccatCAACAAGTACAGTACTAGAAAAATGAAGCTCTATTTTGTTTATTGAAAGAATGAGTAGACGAAAGCTTAATGTCTCACATGAATATGTAAAAAAAGCATAATTGTATGTGAGAAAGACTATAATAATGTTTGCTTGCTACACTATgtatatttaacatttaaaatgtaaagtATCGTagagtaaatatgtatttattcagatttattctgttttaaaaattttcaacccTCTGTTTTAACTAATAAAACCTAAAATGGAGTTGCAACTGCTACAAAAACCTACTGAAATACTTGTCAAGCCAAAGCCACCTGTACACACattctttaaaaacattttttattataatttcattaatattCAGTTCCTGGAATAATGTAAAGTTCTTATTccttctttttaaatatttaatgaactttaaaaCAACAAATGAATGAATTCTTAATTATAGTGGTGATGTGTTTTCTGGGACTGTGCATGAAAATAAGTCCCACCGCACAATAGGACAGAGAAAAAAAGTGATATACAGttaattgaaaaagtattcgTCCATGAACTTGGTTAAGatagaattaataaaaatattataaaatcaacTCTACTCTATGTTTCATTCAAGTCATCATTCAAACTACCTTCGACTGTaaacataaatgcaaaataatttttattgtcatGGAATAGAAATAAATACAAGTGGTCATAAAAGAGGTCAGGATTAGTAAAGTAATAGGTTTTGTCCACTTTGTCAACTGTTGAATCATGTGTGTATAATTGAGGCAGAAGCATATCGGGTGCACGGATTCAGAGTTGACTAGATGTCTGCGAGTGAGCAGCCACCTGCAAGGTAGAATGAGTAAGACAAGAGAACAAACTGTTGTTGAAAGGAATGAACTAGTCAACTACAATAAGTCACAACAAAAGATTTTTTAACTACTCAAACAACAATAGCTAGTACTGTATTTCCCCACACATGGGTCACCCCTGCGTATAGGTCATACCTATAATTTTGGgcataaaaaactaaaattttcagCATAAGGATCACCCTAGAATTAGGGTTGCAACATATGTTGATCTGCCTTCAGTAGAGTTCCATGGATACACGTGAAGTCTCTGTGTCCTGTGTCGTGTTGCAGCTTACAGGGGCGTAAGAAATACAGCAATGGTGTTGACCCTCAGTTATTTATTTACTACAGGAGGTGTGAGGTGGCAGTCCCGCACCCATTCCCCCCCTCCTATTTTCAACCCCTCCAATTCCCGTACTACCTTACAAAAATACAAAGGCGAAGACTGCTGTTTTTTATATTTGTGCTTCCCATCCGTCTTTGTATTTTTTACCCCCCTCCCCTTGCCAAAGAGAGAGGAGGTGGCATGCTACTATTTGTCAGTTCCTTCTACAAAAAATAGAATGCATGTTACCGGCAAACTTATGTGGGGCTGGAACAATATAAAAGACGCACTTATGAACACAATGAATGCTACAGTTATGTCTAGAAATGTTCAGTTGAAAGCATAGGAAATCTCATGCAAAAACAATGTATGGGCACAATTGTGTCATAAAACCTGTCGAGATTTACACGTTAATTGTGTATGGTGCCAGTTCATGGGACATTTACAATGATGAGAGGGAGGGAGAATCATCATGAACCACAATCGGACGACCAAGGAAGCTGACACGATGAGAAGAGAGAAGCGTGGTGCAGCTGGTGCAGCTGGTGCAGCAAAATCCTCATGTTTCTGGTACTGCACTTCGATCCGATACAGAAGCTGCTTCAGGGAAGAACATCACCATCAACACAGTAAGAAGGGTGTTCTAATACAGAGATGGACTAGTGGGATGCATAAGCTGGTGCCAATTTGCCCATCATAAGAAAACACCATCATAAGAATGCACCAGAAgcctctacacacaaaaaaaaaagtctaaaaaatTGGCCCCGCCAAATTGCGCAACTGTCTCTTGTCCTTCCTTTTATCAATGCCACACACAATGTTCCAGAAACATACTTGTAGCTTTCAAATAAATCCAAACATAAAATACAggcataaaaaacatatttgaaattaataaaatactgaaaaattgtGTAGCCACAAACAATAACCTAGCAAACAGTGAGAaccaaaaaaactgttaaaaggCTTTAAAGAGTAAAACAAccaaatatcaaaattatgtataagaatattaagaatgatAAAACACAAGTATGAAAACTATGTTTCTATGACCAAATCACCAGCTGATTCTACTGCATTACttaaaaacaagtaaaaaaaaaaaacttttgaaaagcTGGGAAGGGCAGGGGTCTGCAACGCTATAGTGTACAGAAGATGGGCATAGATAGCACCTATTACTGTCATCAAGATAATGATCCGAAACATACCGCTGGGGTCGTCAAGGAATGGCTGTTGTACAAAACATCTCATGTTCTGCAAACACCACCTCAGTCATCAGATTTAAAACCCATTCAGCAATTATAGGCTATCACAAAATAAACCAAACATTCCACACATCTTTTTAGAATAAATACCAAGGAGACAATGAAATGCCACCAAGTATTGAATTGCTGTGTATAACTGTGAACGGTTTTTGTTATTGTGCTTGATGAATACTTTAGCATCATTATTTTTCTGCATTGGTTTATATTCATTTTGTTCGTTTTCAGAACATTTGATTTGAGAGATATTTTTAACAGTCAGTAAAATTATCTAAAATGTCAATTAAACCAGATAATGTGTATCAATAGACACTAACTTTTAGCATTTATGTATTTTGTCCCTTTCACTGTCTATGGTCATTGGACGAATACTTTTGCGACTAATTGAACATGTGTTGCAAAcattttttgttcaaaataatatatactcGTGTAAGTACATTGTACAATATTAATTCAGCCCCAAATCGCCTGCTAACCTAGATCTCCATTATCCTAAGATAGGCTCAGTCCCAATATTGATCTGAATCAGTTTGTTAAGTCACTGAAGAACATAATTTAACGGAAGCTTGAATTTTGTAGAATTTATTACCAATGTTCTGCCACAAATTACTAGCTTTGCATATTACCATTCCAACAACTTGTGATGATAAATGCATAAAATGATACCTAGGCATTCCTTAGAGCGcatttcaaaaatatacatattcaTACACATAAATATTCATTCTCAGCACCTTTAAGAACTCAGAACTTCAGGAATGGCTGCTACCTGAATTCACCTATATAAAgcctataataaaaaaatactactgtttaTACAAGTACATTATGCCTTATTTATAAATAGGACTCACCATCTGAAAGACATCTGGTCCTTCATCAAAATCAACCATTGCAAAAAAAAGCTTGTTGGAAAACATCTGGGAGTAGCGAAATGAATTGGCAACAATTTGAAACTCATCATGCGCATGTCTGGAACACATCAGTTACAGTATTAACCAATAATAGCCAAGACGAATACACATACAAAATAGAACACAAAAgtcaaaattatttcagaaactGTAAACTCAAACTCTTGATTAattgaggggaggggggtaaaGGAAAAGAAAAGGGGGGGCCCTGTCTTTGCCATATTTTTAcgtgagaaaattttaaataggtTTTATTTTTTGGGATCTGCAAAActgtgggttttttttcttaTAGATCTGCAATTGTTAGACTAGGACCCTAGGTACTTATAACTAGATAAGACAATCAGAGGTGATTTTAGAGGGAGGCATATGGGAACATGCCCCCCTTAAATTACGTATActcttaaaactatatttataacTATAGACAGTATGTATATGTTACTATAATATATTAGAATGTAATCAAACAGGCCATAtttgtaaaacaaataaaattgaaGGAATACACCACAAATTCTATACCTTGGCATgcatcttttttaaaaataatataatagacTTGATTTTTTGTCATACTGTGCCTCTCCAGGTTATAGTCATGAAtcgaccccccctcccccgagaCAAGTGTTCTCCCTCATAGCGAATATAATCAGCTGTCCTGCAACGTGACTGTATGTAGCAGCCTGTACTAACACACTTGGACCAAAAATTCCAGTTGAGGATGATTTTTGCACCAGATGATTACTGAGGAGAATATCAAAGTTCTAAAGTTCTTGTGGTACTCATTTGTTTTTTGCAATGTAGAGGTGAGACACACATGCATGTCACTTGTACTGAACTCAGTTTGTTAGGGGGAGAGATAGACACTGAACGACATGACACGTACAATTTTGGAGACAACAATTTATAAGTTGTAAAATTtcatttgtaatttattattgaaaatttacTTATTAAGAAATAGCAAAAATTCAATGGTGTGCCTGAAGTTGATAGTGATGAGGTGGAAGAAAAGAGTGTTTTTCCCTGTGAAATTATTAGGGTTTTagatttgaattattatttttttacaaattactgTAACCATAATAAAACTATGAATAGCCATACGTAACTTTTTTCAGTAATATGTGCTTTCTGCCTCAGCCAAGAACAATTTCCAAtagtaaatgataaaaaaaaaaaaaaatgatctaaTACAGCAAAAGGTCTTTAATCTGCCATGTTCAGGACCTGTGCCACGCCAAAAAAGAGATTTTGTACGATTACAGAAtgtcaattttgttttaatggaAATGCCAAATGTGAAAAGTAACTCGCTAGAAAATGGGAAGGGGTGGAAAGGGGGAATGTACTGATATTAAAACCAACAATGATACGCTATGAGCATACTGAAAAAGCAGGAAGCGCAGTAATGCGACCTAGCTGCCGAGGGCAACAGTTGGAATCCACCCAAACACATTAGGGCAGTGACAACAATCAGATCAAGCTCTCGTTAAAAACAGTTTTGGCTACGCTATAAAACACACACTTTAATGCACAGGCAAACGCTAAAAAAGGTTAACAACATGGTAGTGAAACTTCAAGAAAGAGAACTCTCAACTAGGTACGAGGTGGGTACATTTTCTTCTCCATGAGGAGAAAATGATAATTTTCTTCTCCATGAGGAGAAAATGATATAGACATTAGCCGTCCTTGGCCAACTCAATAACTTCTGCACATTTGTTCCACTTACCTCACAAGACAAAACCCCATGATCTACTAACAATTCAAACAATAATTCCCAGAATCCACTAAACCTGCATGGTATACCTGCCAAGGTATAGCCGATTCACCACTTCAGACATGCTCCCTGAAACACCAGAAATTTGAAAATACTACGAAACTTGATATCTGCCGGATTAAAGACTGTGCCAAACCATAGAATGCCGGATTTAAAACCTTTCACCATACCTTTTACATCGCAGGATGACATATTTCTTCTATTCGTTCTTCTCCCAATAGGTTTTTACTGTGGTAGGTGTGATCCACACACAACAAGGGATTCATTTGAGTTGGGGAATTATAAGAGTGTGTATCAGCTAGGCAGACTTAGAGTAGCTGATACTAGTTCTTCCCCAGTAATCCAATCTGTTTCCAATGGGTTTTACTCATACAATTTCCATTTAGTATGGATTGTCCTTAACTGATGCAGGCTTAACCGAAggattctttaattaatttcaacgCTTTATTCAGTGAGAAACTAGCCATGAAAGGATATCTGAATGCTTTACACGCTAACACAACCTAGTGCATCAACAAAGAAATACTTTTTGGCTGCATTTGTTTGCATTTTCGCATTTTTCAAACTCTATGGTcaacaattttcaatttttatacatTCCAATTAATCATTAGACAGTCGTTGATAAACATAAAATGTTGTAGACAGCAGTTGGCTGGTTCAACAACCAATaattgttacattaaaaaaaacacatactatACATACAAGGATCCTTTCATGAAAGTTGACAGAAATGGTTGGCATCCTTCAAAATACACTTATCAAGGACCTTTAGGCCAGTGGTTCTCAAAGTTTACCGTTTCATTGCTcttttttgtaaacaaattactactactactactattattattattattattattgttttaatgcaGTTTATTGGACATAacccattgcagttttgcactgtttgaattagaagtttaacatttttttgttcgtgctgtcgtcattgtgttgtccattatACTTGTTTAATTTTATCGTCGGTTCCATTTTCCAGACATCAGCTGACTCAGTCttattttctgtgaattttttaacttcatatttttttcttctgaattttttcatgacaaacagtgcaaaactacaatgatgtatgtccaaaaaactgcattaaatcaaaatcccCCATTGCATTAATCATTAAagaacatattattattattatttatttatttgaccaAATTAGGTTTTTCTTGAACAGTGACttaattattataacatattctcataaatttatatatagttCACCAACAATTATTAGTAGGATTTTAAAGAAAGTTTTAGAACCACTGCTTTAGGCTAAATGGTCTTTAAAGGATGTATTCAGAAACACCATAAGTGTTTTAAAGCAAGTTGACTAAGACCATAGGAGTGATCAAGATTAAGTTTACATGAGAAATGAGGGTTATATCCTCTGTACTTCGTAAGATTATGTAGGTTGTGGTGATCAGGAATCAGATAAAAACTTAGAAACTATCTTCTCTTTTCATTTCCtttaccaataaaaaaaagtacaggtTTTTGTTTACAAACAAGTAAGCCACATTTCCTTATTTTCGCTGGCTTCAATGTCTCTTAGGCTTCTTAATCTTTACTTCCACAACTGTGAGAGCACTATTACTTTTTATAGACTTTTTTGTATGTTCCCTTAAAAAAACATTGCACAGATGTAGACAATAATTGACCTAAAACAGGCAACTAAACAAATAAAAGTTAGGaacttaatacaaaaaaaaatttaaggagaAAAGTTATTCCGGACCTACCTGCATATGGAACACTGACGCTGAGGTGCCATTGCAGTGAACATGACCACCATAGAATAGTTGCGGGGCGTAGCTTTCACGTAGTCCCGGAACTTGTTGCCATTGAAACGGAGAATGGACTTCTTAACCGTCATGTCCGTCAGTTGCTGCACTCTATCACCTAAACTCAAACCCTGAAAACATAcaattaaaagtatattttagcTATCAAATCTTTTCTCCCTGGTAATTAAATAGGAGAGCGGCACATCAGAATAAACGTACAATATTTGCCAATTTTCTGAAGttttaattattctgtaaaacggcattgcgatatttcaaGTAGTTAACTGGTAACTTCTAGTTTTAACAGTTAGTTATGTtagctatatttaaaatactgttacaAGGACTCTAGTGATGAAACTGGCCAGCCAGCTCACATTCCTGCCTGCAGTTGGGGCATGATACAGGTAGCACATGACCTCTATTACTACTACATGCCCAATCCCATTTGCTTCGGTGCCTCACTACCCCCTTCCCCTTTCTCAACGCTTTGCCAATGAGCCCAGAGATTCTCTGCATCTCTCGacagggtaaatatgtagtgtagcggtatttgcgaaaaataatgttaaaaatccgaaaatacttccaaatactttaggagctatcgccgtttttattttgtaatacaagacCTGTGATATAATTCAACcaccgccatttttttttattttgccgtgtgttcgtgaatgcctaattaattaaaatggtcgattaggtcaggtcagttacattataaatacattcaaaataagcggacattaaaaataatatgaattaattttaatggttgtttagttttaaagtatttataatgtaactgacctgacctaacaaaccgggacaaaggatgaacagtaggaactcacgaattttttttttaattattacttgcgcaacaatatccaaataacaaataaaacattaaaatttgaaacgttaaaaactcacctaagttagaggcgggtaaacaatggtgaaagccgcaaggaaaaaaaatttcatactcataaacaagaaacaatggtgaaagcCAAAATTAATATctcttaaagtatttggaatttcttatctccgccgggtttaatgaaaagaggaagttaaagagcatagaataaaagtattttcggaatttttaaattttttttaacaaatatcgccgactatgaaaattaaaaaattctatatctcctaaagtatttggaatttattatctccgccgggtttaatgaaaagaggaagtgaaagagcatacaataaaagtattttcggatttttaacatttttttcccgcaaataccgctactctacggTATGATCCCAGATGCGTGAAGTGGCATAACTAGGGAGCCATTGTTCTCGGAACTTTGAGAGATAAGTTGGAGAGTCTGTGAAACGACACTTCGGAGGGTTACGAGACCTCCAGGACATGCAGTATTTGGCAGGTACATAAACAGAGTGAGTGAATCCATTAAATAGTTTTCAAATGCCACTAATTTTAAGAACGTGCTTtattccaccttttttgattttgaaccgacttcaaaaggctataacatgggtaaaaatatttttggggcGAAATCTTTTTAGCAAACTTCTTGTctccactggttgtaactgctgtaatttttttttaagcaaatcagtgatggtgacctgacacattTTCTTGCTAATTGCCTTAATTAAAGTGGATTGGCTCTGGGCTATCCTTTCTGGAACTATTTTCCCATTCATAACAATACTATAAATTCATGTGAacagtaggttagctacattaaaaatactgtcaaaatgTGAGAACCTTTGTGGTCATGTTAGGTCAACTACATTAATAATGTATTCATGATGAagtactgacgtcgtaccgaccatggccgttaagcccgtgctccgcaccgccagtaccataTCCCGTTTTCAAAGTGCACTCCCAGCCCAGCCAgattgagtcaagcgagcgccccgggcgtgacctcaattaactgaattaaacaataggacacgaaaccccgggggctcgactacggaaaacaattcccaaacgaggcattaGGACGAACTTAAGtaatcacaagcagtgagcaagtgcgtcgtagagatTCCGTGCGTGGGCGGCTCGCACGGAACAGAAAACAACCCTCGTTACTAGTcacagcggctactggccttgattcATTGGCCTATGATAGTGGTCGAGCCAAACTaggggaattcaaacccaaacagcgcacattgagacaatttgtagttaaatttacagtcgccaacttggtgccactttttaaattaattaatcaattaaaataattgttaagccttaggcaaatatttaccaggtgcaaagttttaatcaagcacctggagcatgttttttactcatcatataaccaattaaattattataagtttttggtgccgactcacaaagaagagaaagtttctcttccttgcgaggcggccatgttcggcagtctccaaccactccgcgacgggaacagacgtgtgtccgtgggcagcattcaagtttgtttcattgattatttttattctgtactacatcttcaaatttaaatccttttattaattcaccgctgcccacgtcaactcggcgcgtattttgcgaaaccgggcctatcccgaccgtcttcagtgtgataccgtgCTACGTATTGTATCACggaacttacggtactggccgactccagcgaaagtatttttaattaaggacgccgaggcatatgcctgccggctgcactcacgtaagtgtttctctgaacttaggagcccgctcatcgagccccccctgcacccgttaacttttgacgctggccgtctccagcgagcatcgacccacgtcccgcgagactgccgctgtaaccattagtgtcgcgtagtgttgtgtttttttgttttaattgtttaaccgctagacgtcgccaagtgttggtgagagtttttgtagcgggactaaattaaaggtaattctcaccaactcgtgtacaataattttccgtagtctactgtcctccacacggccgagcggccttcacagtcaagggagaaccattcaggttagattcaagccgtgtacctggcggggcacgcggggacagagtacccacgacccaacatcaacggcctagcagcccgctagcctggcgcccctccggacaacagcagcagcattgcaacgcccgtagcgcccgtcaggtaccccccggacctttcacagaggtcgggtgatggcagtacgtacattttattattttagctGATTTATTCTAAtttcctttctttctttctttttttttattttttggcagAATCAGCAACATGAGCAAAAAAATCAGCTTtggaaacatatattttaaaaaggtgTGTGTGGAGTCTAcatgtgacagaagtgaaacttcttgcttattaagtAGTTATAGTTATAGTTATAGTTATAGCCACAAATGTGGTTaactatggagaattaaaaataagCTAATTTATCATTTTCATATATTGAaatttatccctggatcctgaaggggCTTGATTTTGTTCACTTGATCCTGTGCTACTTGATGTACGAtcatgtacataaaaaaattgtcatataatAATTGATTATGATCTCAAGTCTAATAAgtaggattttttttccaacctaca
This DNA window, taken from Bacillus rossius redtenbacheri isolate Brsri chromosome 3, Brsri_v3, whole genome shotgun sequence, encodes the following:
- the LOC134531110 gene encoding tumor suppressor candidate 3 gives rise to the protein MNWCFCALLLIFMTCAVQLSLEQVRRKDGLSLGDRVQQLTDMTVKKSILRFNGNKFRDYVKATPRNYSMVVMFTAMAPQRQCSICRHAHDEFQIVANSFRYSQMFSNKLFFAMVDFDEGPDVFQMLRLNTAPVFMHFPPKSKPKQSDTMDIQRVGFAAEALAKWIGERTDVQIRVFRPPNYSGTAALIMLFGLVAGFLYLRRNNLDFLYNKNIWGIGAVFVCLVMVSGQMWNHIRGPPFVHKTSSGGVAYIHGSSQGQFVLETYIVIVLNMAIVLGMILMTEAASHKGDVRKRRILAIVGLVLVATFFSLILSIFRSKAHGYPYSFLFK